One Bradyrhizobium sp. CCGB12 genomic window carries:
- a CDS encoding CHAT domain-containing protein, producing MAAPPPVGLEQMLECLGRKADRLLAAQAAYQIALSFAGANGGRPADFRTAARWARKSAEYLKTANEPKLRNGTALAAIRLDYYGASTTAELRQVTRSLGQYYTTNCAVPPLDEHCAESLKLLGEVERDLSSRGLPRAQASIDAFRRYLSTDAGKVHGPDRASALLDKGTLIAQAPEGALPPDQADEAETALREAAEVFRGDRQQLAQLNLAAFLGTHRSDRTNSLDEAETLLRGLLAQKLGPIYAFNVQRNLGSILFKKQTGNHQTNLSEAITVLDAAYSSVSPRNKTTWIKTGISLALTLEASGIGVPANLERAKKLLEELLAAADSTGVAAEILETLVSVRLHRLAFGKDEDLDAIGAQLTRAQNASAGAPPLTRARLFALSSDYFSVRAKDGDPAALDKSIQDLRQAIELTDRRLAPRLWATFQNNLGNRCNDRKRPELGSCAEQAYSQALTERTAAKMPREHADTLVNLANLQFSQRNWPGASDLYGQAAELSRTSFDPTLGQDVLRFDAARSDRWFERAAYALARTGKILDAIILADEGRLRFLKQRLSSLPDPKPGELREVSFEKRLTGRTIVLMPIVTTAGCVVFAAALKDGQLVLQQVFLDEFDGDRVAHFLEDRWLQTYRSIFEAEQPDSAGDRWNATINEAGDWLGASFFDPLLRTLEGEGLWPRDDVILVVQGELALLPLHVGKEPSGKRLMNAASVLYLPSLVLWQPRTAEASTPPKLYSIADPSDDSGLPYAPTEAQVSAVLGGVTLAGPVDKGQFLQALEQADILHFVGHARFDADAPERSSIRLSSKDRLEVRDIETAQIRKSPDLIVLSACETGRVETATMANEFVGLPAAFMSIGAKGAVSSLWPASDGPTLFLMTRLMRELYSGKLPSRALQDAQVWLSNSTGSQLADVLRTLGPAPGSDAAKLEQILRIRFRDSRPYAEPWAWAGFVYTGFKP from the coding sequence TTGGCGGCCCCGCCCCCTGTCGGATTGGAGCAGATGCTGGAATGTCTCGGGCGGAAGGCCGACCGCCTGTTGGCCGCTCAAGCTGCATACCAGATCGCGTTGAGTTTTGCCGGAGCCAATGGTGGCCGGCCTGCTGACTTCCGCACAGCTGCGCGTTGGGCGCGCAAATCCGCAGAGTATTTGAAGACCGCGAACGAGCCGAAGCTCAGGAACGGCACGGCTTTAGCCGCTATCCGCCTGGACTATTATGGTGCTTCGACAACTGCCGAGCTTCGACAAGTCACCCGATCGCTTGGGCAGTATTACACTACTAATTGCGCAGTCCCACCTCTTGACGAGCATTGCGCCGAGAGCCTTAAGCTTTTGGGTGAGGTCGAGAGGGATCTGTCGAGCCGCGGACTTCCACGTGCGCAGGCCTCCATCGATGCATTCCGGCGATATCTCAGCACAGATGCCGGTAAGGTGCATGGCCCCGACCGCGCCAGCGCTCTACTCGACAAGGGCACCTTGATTGCTCAAGCCCCGGAAGGTGCCTTACCTCCGGATCAGGCCGACGAAGCTGAAACCGCGCTGCGCGAGGCAGCCGAAGTCTTTCGCGGCGACCGCCAGCAATTAGCACAACTCAATCTCGCCGCGTTTCTCGGAACCCATAGATCCGACCGAACGAACTCGTTGGACGAAGCCGAGACTCTTCTCCGTGGCCTTCTCGCGCAGAAGCTTGGCCCAATCTACGCTTTCAACGTCCAGCGTAATCTGGGAAGTATTCTGTTCAAGAAACAGACGGGAAATCACCAGACGAACCTCTCAGAGGCCATTACGGTCCTCGACGCTGCATATTCAAGCGTTTCGCCGCGCAACAAGACCACTTGGATCAAGACCGGGATCAGTCTGGCACTGACGCTAGAGGCATCCGGAATTGGTGTCCCCGCCAATCTGGAACGAGCCAAGAAGCTGCTCGAGGAGCTGCTGGCCGCGGCGGATTCCACCGGCGTGGCAGCTGAGATTCTCGAAACACTGGTAAGCGTTCGGCTACACCGTCTGGCGTTCGGGAAGGATGAAGACCTCGACGCTATCGGGGCCCAACTGACACGCGCTCAGAACGCTTCCGCTGGCGCGCCGCCCCTAACAAGAGCCCGACTGTTCGCACTCTCCTCCGATTATTTCAGCGTCAGGGCGAAGGATGGCGATCCTGCCGCTTTGGACAAGTCGATCCAGGATCTGCGTCAAGCGATCGAGTTGACGGACCGGCGGCTAGCACCCCGCTTATGGGCCACATTTCAAAACAATCTCGGCAATCGCTGCAACGACCGCAAGCGGCCCGAACTGGGCAGCTGCGCAGAACAGGCTTACTCTCAAGCTCTCACTGAACGCACCGCTGCCAAGATGCCCCGCGAGCATGCCGATACGCTCGTCAACCTAGCCAATCTGCAGTTCAGTCAGAGGAATTGGCCGGGCGCCTCCGATCTTTACGGGCAGGCCGCGGAGCTAAGCCGCACATCCTTCGACCCAACGCTGGGACAGGACGTGCTTCGGTTCGATGCTGCAAGATCAGATCGCTGGTTCGAACGCGCCGCCTACGCTCTGGCACGCACCGGTAAGATATTGGATGCAATCATACTCGCCGATGAAGGCCGGTTGCGCTTCCTTAAGCAACGGCTGAGCTCGCTACCTGATCCCAAGCCCGGCGAACTGAGGGAAGTGAGTTTCGAAAAGCGCCTGACCGGGCGGACCATCGTGCTCATGCCGATCGTGACAACGGCTGGCTGCGTCGTATTCGCCGCCGCGTTGAAAGATGGTCAGCTCGTGCTCCAGCAGGTATTTCTCGACGAGTTTGATGGCGATCGAGTCGCCCACTTCCTGGAGGATCGCTGGCTCCAGACTTACCGCAGCATCTTCGAAGCCGAACAGCCTGACTCTGCCGGTGACCGCTGGAACGCAACGATCAACGAGGCCGGTGACTGGCTAGGAGCGAGCTTCTTTGACCCGCTTCTTCGCACACTTGAGGGCGAGGGCTTATGGCCGCGCGATGACGTGATTCTCGTCGTGCAAGGCGAACTGGCGCTTCTGCCCCTTCATGTGGGGAAGGAGCCATCGGGAAAGCGCCTCATGAACGCCGCCAGCGTATTGTACTTGCCGAGCCTGGTGCTCTGGCAGCCACGAACCGCCGAGGCGAGCACTCCTCCGAAGCTCTACTCGATTGCGGACCCGTCCGATGACTCCGGACTGCCTTACGCGCCCACCGAAGCTCAGGTGTCGGCCGTTCTAGGCGGCGTGACGCTTGCAGGTCCGGTCGACAAGGGCCAATTCCTCCAGGCCCTCGAACAGGCCGACATACTGCACTTTGTTGGGCACGCTCGTTTCGACGCCGACGCCCCGGAACGGTCGAGCATACGTCTCAGCAGCAAGGATCGTCTTGAGGTGCGTGACATCGAAACGGCCCAAATCCGCAAATCTCCCGATCTGATCGTATTGTCCGCATGCGAGACCGGCCGCGTCGAGACGGCCACGATGGCAAATGAATTCGTCGGACTGCCCGCGGCTTTCATGAGCATTGGGGCGAAAGGAGCTGTATCCTCTCTCTGGCCGGCGAGCGACGGGCCAACTCTGTTTCTGATGACACGGCTGATGCGTGAGCTGTATTCAGGCAAGCTTCCTTCACGCGCGCTCCAAGATGCCCAGGTGTGGCTGTCCAACAGTACCGGCTCGCAACTCGCCGACGTGTTGCGCACACTTGGGCCCGCCCCAGGCAGCGATGCGGCCAAATTGGAGCAGATCCTTCGAATTCGCTTCCGGGATAGCCGCCCCTATGCTGAGCCTTGGGCATGGGCGGGATTCGTATATACCGGCTTCAAACCTTAG
- the dgt gene encoding dGTP triphosphohydrolase encodes MVARKKPSLYSANDWKREVVERSSPDPWRLPVGRDYGRIIHSASFRRLQGKTQVFPGHESDFFRNRLTHSLEVAQIASGIAERLNHVDPYFRDFPLDLRLCEAAALLHDIGHPPFGHNGERALDDLMRGAGGFEGNAQTLRIISRLEKKILRAEDSRGDDRAGLNLTYRLMAAVLKYDRVIPARRTQGSKFVKGYYQSEADVVRNIKLHTTGRPPRGKFKTIECSIMDVADDIAYSTYDLEDSLKAGFLSPASILASKDGLLVKVAKKTSEELGRKVSADDVLDIFSDIFADMVPASANSNEPFLIPFVQTFRTSQALSDSGYLRTKLSSELVHKALNSVEVEPDPKYPMLSTAYLNDEARLRVEVLKQYTFESTIYSSRVKLPEFRGYEVVKSIFKALASKRGYLMMPDDVRENHANASSRPEQLRIICDFVAGMTDRYATEFFDRLHSNAGHSMFKPV; translated from the coding sequence TTGGTCGCAAGAAAAAAGCCTAGCCTTTACTCTGCCAACGACTGGAAGCGTGAAGTCGTTGAGAGGAGCTCCCCCGACCCGTGGCGCCTTCCGGTAGGACGTGACTACGGCAGGATTATCCACAGCGCGAGCTTTAGACGACTGCAGGGGAAGACGCAGGTCTTCCCGGGCCATGAGTCTGATTTTTTCCGAAATCGCCTCACGCACTCGCTTGAAGTAGCACAGATCGCCAGCGGCATCGCCGAGCGGCTGAACCACGTCGACCCTTACTTTCGCGACTTCCCTCTTGATCTTCGTTTGTGCGAAGCGGCGGCGCTTCTCCACGACATCGGTCATCCCCCGTTTGGTCACAACGGTGAGCGCGCGCTCGACGATCTGATGCGCGGGGCTGGAGGCTTTGAGGGAAATGCGCAGACGCTGCGCATAATATCGAGACTCGAGAAAAAGATCCTCAGAGCCGAAGATTCCAGGGGAGATGACCGCGCGGGATTGAATCTGACCTACCGCCTGATGGCGGCCGTTTTGAAGTACGATCGCGTCATTCCCGCACGCCGAACGCAAGGAAGCAAGTTTGTAAAAGGGTACTACCAATCGGAAGCGGATGTTGTTCGTAACATTAAGTTGCACACGACGGGGCGACCTCCTCGAGGAAAGTTCAAGACAATCGAATGTTCGATCATGGACGTCGCGGATGATATTGCATATTCGACGTACGATCTCGAAGACTCACTGAAGGCCGGTTTCCTCAGCCCTGCGTCGATTCTCGCGTCAAAGGACGGTTTGCTGGTAAAGGTTGCGAAGAAGACGTCGGAGGAGCTCGGCCGCAAGGTTTCTGCGGATGACGTCCTTGACATCTTCAGTGATATTTTCGCCGATATGGTTCCGGCTTCAGCCAACTCAAATGAACCGTTCCTAATCCCATTCGTGCAGACGTTTCGGACTTCGCAAGCCTTGAGCGACTCCGGCTACCTTCGCACCAAGCTGTCGTCCGAATTGGTTCACAAAGCCCTAAACTCGGTCGAAGTCGAGCCCGATCCTAAATATCCGATGTTGAGCACAGCCTACCTCAACGATGAGGCGCGCTTACGGGTCGAAGTCTTGAAGCAATACACCTTCGAAAGCACGATTTACTCTTCGCGTGTCAAGTTGCCCGAGTTTCGCGGATACGAGGTCGTGAAGAGCATTTTTAAGGCGCTCGCCAGCAAGAGGGGCTATCTGATGATGCCTGACGATGTGCGCGAAAATCATGCGAATGCCTCGAGCAGGCCAGAGCAGCTCCGCATCATTTGTGATTTTGTTGCCGGCATGACCGATCGTTACGCGACCGAGTTTTTCGATCGACTGCATTCGAACGCCGGTCACAGCATGTTCAAGCCAGTCTGA